Proteins from one Stenotrophomonas aracearum genomic window:
- a CDS encoding membrane-bound PQQ-dependent dehydrogenase, glucose/quinate/shikimate family yields MSAAPSSEPSVVAPARHPLITVLAILLIILGLVLGGLGAWLVQLGGSWYYALAGAGMVVAGVLLWGNRRSGAWAYLLVFVGTALWTGWESGSDYWRWVPRLGLVTALGFLLALLLPTLRTPVPRRVSRTLAGVLGVVFVVAFALAFVPHGAVAGTQAFPVDVTGTGLAPTKEASPQPADEPAPGDWTAWGRSNAATRYSPLQQITPANVGTLELAWQFRTSDLPKKRWGAETTPLKVGDTLYLCTARNQLIALDAATGKERWRFNPKVKDASIPYTAACRGVSYYEVPGVPQVDPVLADVAADLALPEASPSLGSRPLAPGNRALCAARIIEGTLDGRLIAVDAATGRPCPGFGNNGQVDITLGMGDVPPGYVSITSPPAIVRGVIVTGHQVLDGQRRDAPSGVIQAYDAETGKLRWAWDMDAPERSGLPPQGQTYTRGTPNMWTTATGDEQLGLVYLPMGNSAGDYWSGSRTENQNRYATSLVALDVTTGKPVWNFQAVRKDVWDYDLGSQATLVDFPTAAGKVPALLLPTKQGDLYVLDRRTGELLTPAEERAVPGGGVEPDQRAPTQLFSLYHTLRKPDLTERDMWGITPIDQLVCRIQFRKASYQGFYTPPTADRHSIEYPGYNGGSDWGSVAVDPRHGVIVANYNDMPNYNRLVPRAEADRKGWVPREMVRADRGGAEGAGDPQTGTPYAIDVNAGWRLPFTKLLCKQPPYGGIRAIDLRSGKLLWDRPFGSARGNGPFGIRSGLPIEIGTPNNGGSAITASGLIFIAAATDDLLRAIDIKTGKELWHAKLPAGGQANPMVYEYDGRQYVVIMAGGHHFMETPAGDYVMAYALPKGRE; encoded by the coding sequence ATGTCCGCTGCACCGTCGTCCGAACCGTCCGTGGTGGCGCCCGCGCGCCACCCGCTCATCACCGTGCTCGCGATCCTCCTGATCATCCTCGGCCTGGTCCTCGGCGGCCTGGGCGCCTGGCTCGTTCAACTCGGCGGCTCCTGGTACTACGCATTGGCCGGCGCCGGCATGGTGGTCGCCGGCGTCCTGCTCTGGGGCAACCGCCGCAGCGGTGCCTGGGCTTACCTGCTGGTATTCGTCGGCACCGCGCTGTGGACCGGGTGGGAATCGGGCAGCGACTACTGGCGCTGGGTACCGCGGCTCGGCCTGGTCACCGCGCTGGGTTTCCTGCTCGCGCTGCTGCTGCCGACCCTCCGCACGCCGGTACCGCGCCGGGTGTCGCGCACGCTTGCCGGCGTGCTCGGGGTCGTGTTCGTCGTGGCGTTCGCGCTGGCCTTCGTGCCGCACGGCGCCGTGGCCGGCACCCAGGCGTTCCCGGTCGACGTCACCGGTACAGGCCTGGCGCCCACCAAAGAAGCGAGCCCGCAACCGGCAGACGAACCCGCCCCCGGCGACTGGACCGCCTGGGGTCGCAGCAACGCGGCCACCCGCTATTCGCCGCTGCAGCAGATCACCCCGGCCAACGTCGGCACGCTCGAGCTGGCCTGGCAGTTCCGCACCAGCGACCTGCCGAAGAAGCGCTGGGGCGCCGAAACCACGCCGCTGAAGGTTGGCGACACCCTGTACCTGTGCACCGCGCGCAACCAGCTGATCGCACTGGACGCGGCCACCGGCAAGGAGCGTTGGCGTTTCAACCCGAAGGTGAAGGACGCCAGCATTCCGTACACCGCCGCCTGCCGCGGCGTGTCGTACTACGAAGTGCCTGGCGTGCCGCAGGTCGACCCAGTGCTGGCCGACGTCGCCGCCGACCTGGCCCTGCCCGAAGCCTCCCCCAGCCTCGGCTCGCGCCCACTGGCGCCGGGCAACCGCGCGCTGTGCGCGGCACGCATCATCGAAGGCACGCTCGACGGCCGCCTGATCGCGGTCGACGCCGCCACCGGCCGGCCGTGCCCGGGCTTCGGCAACAACGGCCAGGTCGACATCACCCTGGGCATGGGCGACGTGCCGCCCGGTTATGTGTCGATCACTTCGCCACCGGCGATCGTGCGCGGGGTCATTGTCACCGGCCACCAGGTGCTCGACGGCCAGCGCCGCGACGCACCGTCCGGCGTGATCCAGGCGTACGACGCGGAAACAGGCAAGCTGCGCTGGGCCTGGGACATGGACGCACCCGAGCGCAGCGGACTGCCGCCGCAGGGGCAAACCTATACACGTGGCACCCCGAACATGTGGACCACCGCAACCGGCGACGAGCAGCTGGGCCTGGTGTACCTGCCGATGGGCAATTCCGCCGGCGATTACTGGAGCGGGTCGCGAACCGAAAACCAGAACCGTTATGCCACCTCGCTGGTGGCGCTGGACGTCACCACCGGCAAACCGGTGTGGAATTTCCAGGCCGTGCGCAAGGACGTTTGGGATTACGACCTTGGCTCGCAGGCCACCCTGGTCGACTTCCCGACCGCCGCCGGCAAGGTGCCCGCGCTGCTGTTGCCGACCAAACAGGGCGACCTGTACGTGCTCGACCGTCGCACCGGCGAACTGCTGACCCCGGCCGAAGAGCGCGCGGTGCCTGGCGGTGGCGTGGAGCCGGACCAGCGCGCGCCAACCCAGCTGTTTTCGCTGTATCACACGCTGCGCAAGCCGGACCTGACCGAGCGCGACATGTGGGGCATCACCCCGATCGACCAGCTGGTCTGCCGCATCCAGTTCCGCAAGGCCAGCTACCAGGGCTTCTATACGCCGCCCACCGCCGACCGGCATTCCATCGAGTATCCCGGCTACAACGGCGGTTCGGACTGGGGCAGCGTCGCCGTGGACCCGCGCCATGGCGTGATCGTGGCCAACTACAACGACATGCCCAACTACAACCGCCTGGTGCCGCGCGCCGAAGCCGACCGCAAGGGCTGGGTGCCGCGCGAAATGGTGCGCGCCGACCGCGGCGGTGCCGAAGGGGCAGGGGACCCGCAGACCGGCACGCCGTACGCCATCGACGTCAACGCCGGCTGGCGCCTGCCGTTCACCAAACTGCTGTGCAAGCAACCGCCGTACGGCGGCATCCGCGCCATCGACCTGCGCAGCGGCAAGCTGCTGTGGGACCGCCCGTTCGGCAGTGCGCGCGGCAATGGCCCGTTCGGCATCCGTTCCGGCCTGCCGATTGAAATCGGTACGCCCAACAACGGCGGCTCCGCAATCACCGCCAGCGGCCTGATCTTCATCGCCGCTGCCACCGATGACCTGCTGCGCGCGATTGATATCAAGACCGGCAAGGAACTCTGGCACGCCAAGCTGCCGGCCGGCGGCCAGGCCAACCCGATGGTCTACGAATACGACGGCCGCCAGTACGTGGTGATCATGGCCGGCGGCCATCACTTCATGGAGACGCCTGCAGGAGATTACGTGATGGCCTATGCGTTGCCGAAGGGGCGCGAGTAG
- the gyrA gene encoding DNA gyrase subunit A: MAENAKEIIQVNLEDEMRKSYLDYAMSVIVGRALPDARDGLKPVHRRVLYAMNELNAHSNKPYYKSARIVGDVIGKYHPHGDQSVYDTLVRMAQPFSLRYMLVDGQGNFGSVDGDSAAAMRYTEARMSRLTHELMADIDKETVDFQPNYDEKELEPTVMPTRFPNLLVNGSAGIAVGMATNIPPHNLTESINACIALIENPEIDVDGLMEYIPGPDFPTSGIINGTAGIVAGYRTGRGRVRIRAKADIEVADNGRESIIVTEIPYQVNKARLIEKIAELVKEKKLEGISELRDESDKDGMRIYIEIKRGESAEVVLNNLYQQTQMESVFGINMVALVDGRPQLMNLKQMLEAFVRHRREVVTRRTVFELRKARARAHVLEGLTVALANIDEMIELIKTSPNPNEARERMLARLWEPGLVGSMLGAAGAETSRPEDLPKGVGLIEGGYQLTEIQATQILEMRLHRLTGLEQDRLTEEYKQLLETIAGLIHILEDPDRLLQVIREELVNVRTEFGDERRTEIRHSEEDLDILDLIAPEDVVVTVSHAGYVKRQPVSAYRAQRRGGRGRSAAATKEEDFIEQLWLVNTHDTLLTFTSSGKVFWLPVHQLPEAGSNARGRPIINWIPLENGERVQAVLPVREYAEGQYVFFATRNGTVKKTPLSEFAFRLARGKIAINLDEGDALVGVGLTDGDRDILLFASNGKTVRFGEDRVRSMGRTATGVRGIKMAKGEEVVSLIVAERAGGNDDENEDDVQVEETAVENGDAVIEGGDDDSMLYILTATENGYGKRTPLPDYPRKGRGTQGVIGIQTTERNGKLVSAVLMGSRDEVLLISDGGTLVRTRGSEISRVGRNTQGVTLIRLSKDEKLQAVERMDASIDDVEDEAEAAATPVEAAAAPATGDENPQG, from the coding sequence ATGGCAGAAAACGCCAAGGAAATCATCCAGGTCAACCTGGAAGACGAGATGCGCAAGAGCTACCTCGATTACGCCATGAGCGTGATCGTGGGCCGCGCCCTCCCGGATGCACGCGACGGCCTCAAGCCGGTGCATCGCCGCGTGCTGTACGCGATGAACGAACTGAACGCGCACAGCAACAAGCCGTACTACAAGTCGGCGCGTATCGTCGGTGACGTCATCGGTAAGTACCACCCGCATGGCGACCAGTCGGTGTACGACACCCTGGTGCGCATGGCGCAGCCGTTCTCGCTGCGCTACATGCTGGTCGACGGCCAGGGTAACTTCGGTTCGGTCGACGGCGACTCCGCCGCGGCGATGCGTTACACCGAAGCCCGCATGTCGCGGCTCACCCATGAGCTGATGGCCGACATCGACAAGGAAACCGTCGATTTCCAGCCCAACTACGACGAAAAGGAACTGGAGCCGACGGTCATGCCGACCCGGTTCCCGAACCTGCTGGTCAACGGTTCGGCCGGCATCGCGGTGGGCATGGCCACCAACATCCCGCCGCACAACCTGACCGAGTCGATCAACGCCTGCATCGCGCTGATCGAAAACCCGGAGATCGACGTTGACGGCCTGATGGAGTACATCCCGGGCCCGGACTTCCCGACCTCGGGCATCATCAACGGTACCGCCGGCATCGTCGCCGGTTACCGCACCGGTCGTGGCCGGGTGCGCATCCGCGCCAAGGCCGATATCGAAGTGGCCGACAACGGCCGCGAATCGATCATCGTCACCGAGATCCCGTACCAGGTGAACAAGGCCCGGTTGATCGAGAAGATCGCCGAGCTGGTCAAGGAAAAGAAGCTCGAAGGCATCAGCGAGCTGCGCGATGAGTCCGACAAGGACGGCATGCGCATCTACATCGAAATCAAGCGCGGCGAGTCGGCGGAAGTTGTGTTGAACAACCTCTACCAGCAGACCCAGATGGAGTCGGTGTTCGGCATCAACATGGTGGCGCTGGTCGACGGCCGCCCGCAGTTGATGAACCTCAAGCAGATGCTCGAGGCGTTCGTGCGCCACCGCCGCGAAGTGGTCACCCGCCGTACCGTGTTCGAGCTGCGCAAGGCGCGCGCCCGTGCCCACGTGCTGGAAGGTCTGACCGTTGCGCTGGCCAACATCGACGAGATGATCGAACTGATCAAGACCTCGCCCAATCCCAACGAAGCCCGCGAACGCATGCTCGCGCGCCTCTGGGAACCGGGCCTGGTCGGTTCGATGCTGGGTGCGGCCGGCGCGGAAACCTCGCGCCCGGAAGACCTGCCCAAGGGCGTGGGCCTGATCGAAGGCGGCTACCAGCTGACCGAGATCCAGGCCACCCAGATCCTGGAAATGCGCCTGCACCGCCTGACCGGGCTGGAGCAGGACCGCCTGACCGAAGAGTACAAGCAGCTGCTGGAAACCATCGCCGGGCTGATCCACATCCTGGAAGATCCGGACCGCCTGCTGCAGGTCATCCGCGAAGAGCTGGTCAACGTGCGCACCGAGTTCGGCGACGAACGCCGCACCGAGATCCGCCACAGCGAAGAAGACCTGGACATCCTCGACCTGATCGCGCCGGAAGACGTGGTGGTGACCGTGTCGCATGCCGGCTACGTCAAGCGCCAGCCGGTCAGCGCCTACCGCGCGCAGCGCCGTGGCGGCCGTGGCCGCAGTGCGGCAGCGACCAAGGAAGAAGATTTCATCGAACAGCTGTGGCTGGTCAACACGCACGACACGCTGCTGACCTTCACCAGTTCGGGCAAGGTGTTCTGGCTGCCGGTGCACCAGCTGCCCGAAGCCGGTTCGAATGCGCGTGGGCGTCCGATCATCAACTGGATCCCGCTCGAGAACGGTGAGCGCGTGCAGGCGGTGCTGCCGGTCCGTGAGTATGCCGAAGGCCAGTACGTGTTCTTCGCCACGCGCAACGGCACGGTCAAGAAGACCCCGCTGAGCGAGTTCGCGTTCCGCCTGGCGCGCGGCAAGATCGCCATCAACCTCGACGAGGGCGATGCGCTGGTCGGTGTCGGCCTGACCGACGGCGACCGCGACATCCTGCTGTTTGCCTCCAACGGCAAGACCGTGCGCTTCGGCGAAGACCGGGTCCGTTCGATGGGCCGTACCGCCACCGGCGTGCGCGGCATCAAAATGGCCAAGGGCGAGGAAGTGGTCAGCCTGATCGTGGCCGAGCGTGCCGGCGGCAACGATGACGAGAACGAAGACGACGTGCAGGTCGAAGAAACCGCGGTCGAGAACGGCGATGCCGTGATCGAAGGCGGCGACGACGACAGCATGCTGTACATCCTGACCGCGACCGAGAACGGCTACGGCAAGCGCACCCCGCTGCCGGATTACCCGCGCAAGGGTCGTGGCACCCAGGGCGTGATCGGCATCCAGACCACCGAGCGCAACGGCAAGCTGGTCAGCGCGGTGCTGATGGGCTCGCGCGACGAGGTCCTGCTGATCTCCGACGGCGGCACCCTGGTGCGCACGCGTGGTTCGGAAATCTCGCGCGTGGGCCGCAACACCCAGGGCGTGACCCTGATCCGCCTGTCCAAGGACGAAAAGCTGCAGGCGGTGGAGCGGATGGACGCCTCCATCGACGACGTCGAGGACGAAGCCGAAGCAGCCGCAACTCCGGTCGAAGCGGCAGCAGCACCGGCCACCGGCGACGAAAATCCGCAGGGTTGA
- the mtnA gene encoding S-methyl-5-thioribose-1-phosphate isomerase: protein MNASPDIDYARYDHIRPILWTGDSLQLLDQRKLPFVVEHVECRDSDAVAEAIHALTVRGAPAIGIAAAWGVVLAAQQVQADDGAQALAKLEPALQRLNASRPTAVNLAWALARMRRALAPAGADWAQVLADEAQAIAEEDLAANRHMGALGAGLIDAGSGVLTHCNTGSLATAGFGTALGVIRAGMAQHRIGRVFAGETRPWLQGARLTVWELQQDGIDATLIADSAASHLMKTGAVQWVIVGADRICANGDTANKIGTYQLAIAARHHGVKFMVVAPSSTVDMDTADGAQIEIEQRDPGELYGVGGTRTVAEGIAAWNPVFDVTPGELIDAIVTEKGVILNPTAANMQAAFG from the coding sequence ATGAACGCATCCCCCGACATCGATTACGCCCGCTACGACCACATCCGCCCGATCCTGTGGACCGGCGATTCCCTGCAGCTGCTCGACCAGCGCAAGCTGCCGTTCGTGGTGGAGCACGTGGAATGCCGTGACAGCGACGCGGTGGCCGAGGCCATCCACGCGCTGACCGTGCGTGGCGCCCCGGCGATCGGAATTGCCGCCGCGTGGGGCGTGGTGCTGGCCGCGCAGCAGGTCCAGGCCGACGACGGCGCCCAGGCGCTGGCCAAGCTGGAACCGGCCCTGCAGCGCCTGAACGCTTCGCGCCCGACCGCCGTGAATCTTGCCTGGGCGCTGGCAAGAATGCGTCGCGCACTGGCCCCGGCCGGCGCCGACTGGGCGCAGGTGCTGGCCGATGAAGCGCAGGCCATCGCCGAGGAAGACCTGGCCGCCAACCGCCACATGGGCGCGCTGGGCGCCGGCCTGATCGACGCCGGCAGCGGCGTGCTGACCCACTGCAACACCGGCTCGCTGGCCACCGCCGGCTTTGGTACCGCGCTGGGCGTGATCCGCGCAGGCATGGCCCAGCACCGCATCGGCCGCGTGTTCGCCGGCGAAACCCGGCCGTGGCTGCAGGGCGCGCGCCTGACCGTGTGGGAGCTGCAGCAGGACGGCATCGACGCCACCCTGATCGCCGACTCGGCCGCCTCGCACCTGATGAAGACCGGTGCGGTGCAGTGGGTGATCGTGGGCGCCGACCGCATCTGCGCCAACGGCGATACCGCCAACAAGATCGGCACCTACCAGCTGGCGATCGCCGCCCGCCACCACGGGGTGAAGTTCATGGTGGTGGCGCCGTCCTCCACGGTGGACATGGACACCGCCGACGGCGCGCAGATCGAGATCGAGCAGCGCGACCCCGGCGAGCTGTACGGCGTCGGCGGCACCCGTACGGTGGCCGAAGGCATTGCCGCCTGGAACCCGGTCTTCGACGTCACCCCGGGCGAGCTGATCGACGCCATCGTGACCGAGAAGGGCGTGATCCTGAACCCCACCGCGGCCAACATGCAGGCCGCCTTCGGCTGA
- a CDS encoding DUF3011 domain-containing protein → MPSWGAPRWTLSALGLVLCAGMLPAVAQAETGYSAQVVRCQSRDMEWVHCDMPVANGVDLVRQLSDNSCVRGSEWGTDRTGVWVTLGCRAEFRSRNPSGADKDPGRNVRRVVRCESNGRPSSCPVILQGAPVRLLRQLGALPCREGHSWGVKRNEIWVTRGCQGDFEVGAADGSGFLNVPRTVVCESKSRQRRFCGAGISRSAVLVKQLSGSPCEEGRSWGWDTRGVWVDNGCRAEFQVN, encoded by the coding sequence ATGCCGTCATGGGGTGCGCCGCGCTGGACGCTGTCTGCATTGGGCCTGGTGCTGTGCGCCGGCATGCTGCCCGCCGTTGCCCAGGCCGAGACCGGCTACAGCGCCCAGGTCGTGCGCTGCCAGTCACGCGACATGGAGTGGGTGCACTGCGACATGCCGGTGGCCAACGGCGTCGACCTGGTCCGCCAGCTCTCCGACAACAGCTGCGTGCGTGGCTCGGAGTGGGGCACTGACCGCACCGGCGTGTGGGTCACCCTGGGCTGCCGGGCCGAGTTCCGCAGCCGTAATCCCTCCGGCGCCGACAAGGATCCCGGTCGCAACGTGCGCCGCGTGGTGCGTTGCGAATCCAACGGCCGCCCCAGCAGCTGCCCGGTGATCCTGCAGGGCGCACCGGTGCGCCTGCTGCGCCAGCTGGGCGCGTTGCCGTGCCGCGAAGGCCACAGCTGGGGCGTCAAGCGCAATGAGATCTGGGTCACCCGCGGCTGCCAGGGCGATTTCGAAGTGGGCGCGGCCGACGGCAGCGGCTTCCTCAACGTGCCGCGCACCGTGGTCTGCGAATCCAAGTCACGCCAACGCCGCTTCTGCGGTGCCGGGATCAGCAGAAGCGCGGTACTGGTCAAGCAGCTCTCCGGCAGCCCCTGTGAGGAAGGCCGGAGCTGGGGCTGGGACACGCGCGGGGTGTGGGTCGACAACGGTTGCCGGGCCGAATTCCAGGTCAACTGA
- the epmA gene encoding EF-P lysine aminoacylase EpmA, which yields MIAALRQRAALNALIRRFFAERDVLEVETPILSAAGNTEPNIDSFHTRFSGHVDAGTPQRWLRTSPEYPLKRLLAAGVGDCYELGRVFRNGEAGGRHNPEFTMLEWYRVGWDHHRLIEETAALVRAALALVQRDARLEVLDYRSLYRRHVGLDPFEATDAELQAPLADVRIDPEGLTRDDWLDLLMTHCIQPHFSDDCMTVVHDWPASQAALARVRPGTPPLAERFELYLGAVELANGYHELNDATEQRARFARDHALRSARGAVLPPMDEHLIEALPSLPDCAGVAVGVDRLLMAMNRTGRIADVLAFDFAHA from the coding sequence GTGATCGCCGCACTGCGCCAGCGCGCCGCGTTGAACGCGCTGATCCGGCGCTTCTTTGCCGAACGCGACGTGCTGGAAGTGGAAACCCCGATCCTGTCGGCGGCGGGCAACACCGAACCCAACATCGACAGCTTCCACACCCGCTTCAGTGGCCACGTCGATGCCGGCACGCCGCAGCGCTGGCTGCGCACCTCCCCGGAGTACCCACTCAAGCGCCTGCTCGCCGCTGGCGTGGGCGACTGCTACGAGCTCGGCCGGGTGTTCCGCAACGGCGAGGCCGGCGGCCGGCACAACCCGGAGTTCACCATGCTCGAGTGGTACCGGGTCGGCTGGGACCACCACCGCCTGATCGAGGAAACCGCTGCGCTGGTGCGTGCCGCACTGGCGCTGGTGCAGCGTGACGCCCGTCTGGAGGTACTGGACTACCGCAGCCTGTATCGCCGGCACGTCGGGCTGGACCCGTTCGAGGCCACCGACGCGGAACTGCAGGCGCCGCTGGCCGACGTCCGCATCGACCCCGAGGGACTGACCCGCGACGACTGGCTGGACCTGCTGATGACCCACTGCATCCAGCCGCATTTCAGCGACGACTGCATGACCGTGGTGCACGACTGGCCGGCCAGCCAGGCCGCACTGGCGCGGGTGCGCCCGGGCACGCCGCCGCTGGCCGAACGTTTCGAGCTGTACCTCGGTGCGGTCGAGCTGGCCAACGGATACCACGAACTGAACGATGCGACCGAACAGCGCGCCCGCTTCGCGCGCGACCACGCGCTGCGAAGCGCACGCGGCGCGGTGCTGCCGCCGATGGATGAACACCTCATCGAGGCATTGCCGTCACTGCCGGACTGCGCCGGCGTGGCGGTCGGCGTGGACCGGCTGTTGATGGCGATGAACCGCACCGGGCGTATCGCCGACGTGCTTGCGTTCGACTTCGCGCACGCCTGA
- a CDS encoding GNAT family N-acetyltransferase, with protein sequence MHTAPLDFRLATVADTELVIGLMRDFYAEDHLDFEEARVRRALAALLEDPRNGEVLLWLSETGEVVGHAALAMGFSLEQGGHFALLDELYLSHAARGRGRGKQALAILEQRANARGVERMRLEVNHHNELARRLYLATGYVDDTRSLLTLQLAKRLRDARA encoded by the coding sequence ATGCACACCGCACCCCTCGACTTCCGCCTTGCCACCGTCGCCGACACCGAACTGGTCATCGGCCTGATGCGTGACTTCTACGCCGAAGACCACCTGGACTTCGAGGAAGCACGGGTGCGCCGTGCGCTGGCCGCGCTGCTGGAAGACCCGCGTAACGGCGAGGTGCTGCTGTGGCTGTCCGAAACCGGTGAAGTGGTCGGCCACGCCGCGCTGGCGATGGGCTTCAGCCTGGAGCAGGGCGGCCACTTCGCGCTGCTCGACGAGCTGTACCTCAGCCACGCGGCACGCGGCCGCGGGCGCGGCAAGCAGGCGCTGGCCATCCTCGAGCAGCGCGCCAACGCGCGCGGCGTGGAGCGCATGCGCCTGGAAGTGAACCACCACAACGAACTGGCGCGGCGCCTGTACCTCGCCACCGGCTATGTCGACGACACCCGCAGCCTGCTCACCCTGCAGCTGGCCAAGCGCCTGCGGGACGCGCGCGCGTGA
- the ligA gene encoding NAD-dependent DNA ligase LigA, whose amino-acid sequence MSPSPAQRAEALRRQIDEAGKAYYERDEQLIPDADYDRLVRELEALEQAHPELVQADSPTQRVGGKASSRFAEVRHAVPMLSLGNAFSDDEVQDFVRRIGERLRRDALFFSAEPKLDGLAISLRYEDGRFVQGATRGDGSTGEDVSANLRQIKVIPHTLQGSGWPQVLEVRGEVYMARADFEAYNADARLHEGKVLANPRNAAAGSLRQLDPKLSARRKLSFYAYGTGEVQGGELPPTHSATLAQLKAWGFPVSELCQVVEGSDGLLAYYRDIGERRDGLAFDIDGVVYKLDDRAGQEQMGFVSRAPRWAIAHKFPAQEQTTTVEAIEIQIGRTGAATPVARLHPVAVAGVIVSNATLHNADQIERLDVRVGDTVIVRRAGDVIPEVVSVIAERRPAGTSAWRMPTECPVCGSEIVREEGAAAWRCSGELSCPAQRKEAIAHFASRRAMDIDGLGGKYIETLVDAGIVRGVADLYRLTRDQLLQLKLVLDAESPQALASQIGLHLPPEGSGQYLRDVLALDAGDEGWRARALSLPAAFEWNTKKIATKWADNLIAAIDASRTTTLERLLFALGIEHVGESTAKALAIWFGDLELIRHLPWPLFKRVPDIGGEVAHSLGHFFEQPGNQEAIDALLQVGQVRISDTHPPSAKLRDGLDFAQLLVEAEIPGITRLRAEKLTAMLPDAASVLDAEPVQLVAAGLPNEVALGVAEWLDSNGNGPMLLKADDYRRTLLERAPEASAQAAGPLDGQTVVLTGTLSQMTRDEAKERLEALGAKVAGSVSKKTSFVVAGTDAGSKLTKANELGVEVWDEERLVAFLAR is encoded by the coding sequence ATGAGTCCCAGCCCCGCCCAACGTGCCGAGGCCCTGCGCCGCCAGATCGACGAGGCCGGCAAGGCGTACTACGAGCGCGACGAGCAGCTGATTCCGGATGCCGATTACGACCGCCTGGTGCGCGAGCTGGAAGCGCTCGAACAGGCGCACCCGGAGCTGGTCCAGGCCGACTCCCCGACCCAGCGGGTCGGCGGCAAGGCTTCCTCGCGCTTTGCCGAAGTCCGCCACGCGGTGCCGATGCTGTCGCTGGGCAATGCCTTCAGCGACGACGAAGTGCAGGACTTCGTGCGCCGCATCGGCGAGCGCCTGCGTCGCGACGCGCTTTTTTTCTCCGCCGAGCCCAAGCTCGACGGCCTGGCGATCAGCCTGCGCTACGAAGACGGCCGCTTCGTGCAGGGCGCCACCCGTGGCGACGGCAGCACCGGCGAGGACGTCAGCGCCAACCTGCGCCAGATCAAGGTCATTCCGCACACCCTGCAGGGCAGCGGCTGGCCGCAGGTGCTGGAAGTGCGCGGCGAGGTCTACATGGCACGCGCCGACTTCGAAGCCTACAACGCCGACGCGCGCCTGCACGAGGGCAAGGTGCTGGCCAACCCGCGCAACGCCGCAGCCGGTTCGCTGCGCCAGCTGGACCCCAAGCTCAGTGCGCGCCGCAAGCTGAGTTTTTACGCCTACGGCACCGGCGAAGTGCAGGGCGGCGAACTGCCGCCGACCCATTCGGCCACGCTGGCCCAGCTCAAGGCCTGGGGCTTCCCGGTCAGCGAGCTGTGCCAGGTGGTGGAGGGCAGCGACGGCCTGCTCGCCTATTACCGTGACATCGGCGAACGCCGCGACGGCCTGGCCTTCGACATCGACGGCGTGGTCTACAAGCTGGACGACCGCGCCGGCCAGGAGCAGATGGGCTTCGTTTCTCGCGCGCCACGCTGGGCCATCGCGCACAAGTTCCCGGCGCAGGAGCAGACCACCACGGTGGAGGCCATCGAGATCCAGATCGGCCGCACCGGCGCGGCCACGCCGGTCGCGCGGCTGCACCCGGTGGCGGTGGCCGGCGTGATCGTCTCCAACGCGACCCTGCACAACGCCGACCAGATCGAACGGCTGGACGTGCGGGTCGGCGACACCGTGATCGTGCGCCGCGCCGGCGATGTGATTCCCGAAGTGGTGAGCGTGATCGCCGAGCGTCGCCCGGCCGGTACCTCGGCGTGGCGCATGCCCACCGAGTGCCCGGTGTGCGGTTCGGAGATCGTGCGCGAGGAAGGCGCCGCCGCGTGGCGCTGCTCGGGCGAGCTGAGCTGCCCGGCCCAGCGCAAGGAAGCCATCGCGCACTTCGCCTCGCGCCGCGCGATGGATATCGACGGGCTGGGCGGCAAGTACATCGAAACCCTGGTCGACGCCGGCATCGTGCGCGGCGTGGCCGACTTGTACCGCCTGACCCGCGACCAGCTGCTGCAGCTGAAGCTGGTGCTCGACGCCGAGTCGCCGCAGGCGCTGGCGAGCCAGATCGGCCTGCACCTGCCGCCGGAGGGCAGCGGCCAGTATCTGCGCGACGTGCTGGCGCTGGATGCCGGCGATGAGGGCTGGCGCGCGCGCGCACTGTCGCTGCCGGCCGCGTTCGAATGGAATACGAAGAAGATCGCCACCAAGTGGGCCGACAACCTGATCGCCGCGATCGACGCCAGCCGCACCACCACGCTGGAGCGCCTGCTGTTCGCGCTGGGTATCGAGCATGTCGGCGAAAGCACCGCCAAGGCGCTGGCCATCTGGTTCGGTGACCTGGAACTGATCCGCCACCTGCCGTGGCCGTTGTTCAAGCGGGTGCCGGACATCGGCGGCGAAGTGGCGCATTCGCTCGGGCACTTCTTCGAACAGCCGGGCAACCAGGAGGCGATCGACGCGTTGCTGCAGGTCGGCCAGGTGCGCATCAGCGACACCCACCCGCCGAGCGCGAAACTGCGCGATGGACTGGATTTCGCCCAGTTGCTGGTCGAAGCGGAGATTCCCGGCATCACCCGCCTGCGCGCGGAGAAGTTGACCGCGATGCTGCCCGACGCCGCAAGCGTGCTGGATGCCGAACCGGTGCAGCTGGTCGCCGCCGGCCTGCCCAACGAGGTGGCGCTGGGCGTTGCCGAGTGGCTGGACAGCAACGGCAACGGACCGATGCTGCTCAAGGCCGACGACTACCGGCGCACGTTGCTGGAGCGCGCCCCGGAAGCGTCGGCGCAGGCCGCCGGTCCGCTGGATGGGCAAACCGTGGTGCTGACCGGAACCCTCTCGCAGATGACCCGTGACGAGGCCAAGGAGCGGCTGGAAGCGCTGGGTGCCAAGGTGGCCGGCAGCGTGTCGAAGAAGACCTCGTTCGTGGTGGCGGGTACGGATGCGGGATCGAAGCTGACTAAGGCGAATGAGTTGGGTGTGGAAGTCTGGGATGAAGAACGACTGGTAGCGTTCCTCGCCCGATGA